Proteins from one Triticum aestivum cultivar Chinese Spring chromosome 7A, IWGSC CS RefSeq v2.1, whole genome shotgun sequence genomic window:
- the LOC123146914 gene encoding cytochrome P450 72A397 yields the protein MDTLGSPPWSMLCALGALLAALWFAGRALAGAWLGPRRVARALRSQGVRGTSYRFPSGDMKEYVRLLAAACSQPMPLSSHAVAARAVPFDHAIIKQHGKVALTWFGSEPRVVVADPQLFREILSSKQGQFGKQRSILGIERLLANGLTTHQGDKWVAHRRIINHAFHLEKLKRMLPAFADCSSELVRRWGSFMGPGDAQEIDVWPEFQNLTGDVISRVAFGSSFSEGRTIFRLQSEQAHNAVKMANVMYIPGYRFLPTKLNRRMKANAREVEVLLKGIIMKRERAMKDGYADNNDLLGVMMESNIKESQEAGSSKPMMTIDDIVGELKLFYFAGMETAAVLLTWTMVVLSMHPEWQDRAREEVLRVFGNNQPDFEGINRLKVVTMILHEVLRLYPPILLLGREAYRETELGGVTYPAGVTFALPIVCIHHDPDVWGEDVDEFKPERFAEGIAGASKNSPAFFPFGWGPRICVGQNFALLEAKMGLSVILQHFLFELSPSYTHSPCPVSTLQPQHGSQIMLTKL from the exons ATGGACACTCTCGGCTCGCCACCATGGAGCATGCTCTGCGCTCTCGGGGCCCTGCTGGCCGCGCTGTGGTTCGCGGGGCGGGCGCTGGCCGGCGCCTGGCTCGGCCCAAGGAGGGTGGCCCGGGCCCTGCGGTCCCAGGGCGTCCGCGGCACGTCTTACCGCTTCCCCTCCGGCGACATGAAGGAGTACGTGCGGCTCCTCGCGGCGGCGTGCTCCCAGCCCATGCCGCTGTCCTCgcacgccgtcgccgcccgcgcggTGCCGTTCGACCATGCCATCATCAAGCAACACG GCAAAGTTGCTCTGACATGGTTCGGTTCGGAGCCGAGGGTGGTGGTGGCCGACCCTCAACTGTTCCGGGAGATCCTGTCGAGCAAGCAGGGCCAGTTCGGCAAGCAGAGGTCCATCCTCGGGATCGAGCGGCTCTTGGCCAACGGCCTCACGACCCACCAGGGCGACAAGTGGGTCGCCCACCGTAGGATCATCAACCACGCCTTCCATCTCGAGAAGCTCAAG AGGATGTTGCCTGCTTTTGCAGACTGTTCTAGTGAACTTGTGCGAAGATGGGGAAGCTTCATGGGGCCCGGTGATGCGCAGGAGATAGATGTGTGGCCAGAGTTTCAGAATCTGACGGGCGACGTGATATCCCGAGTGGCGTTCGGGAGCAGCTTCAGTGAAGGAAGAACAATCTTCCGGTTGCAATCGGAACAAGCACATAATGCTGTCAAGATGGCAAACGTGATGTACATTCCAGGTTACAG ATTCCTGCCAACAAAACTCAATCGAAGAATGAAGGCAAATGCCCGTGAGGTCGAAGTACTCCTGAAAGGCATAATTatgaagagggagagggcgatgaaGGATGGCTATGCTGACAACAACGATCTACTAGGCGTGATGATGGAGTCCAACATAAAAGAAAGCCAAGAAGCCGGAAGCTCCAAGCCGATGATGACCATCGACGACATAGTAGGTGAGCTGAAGCTCTTCTATTTCGCGGGCATGGAGACAGCCGCGGTGCTGCTCACATGGACAATGGTCGTGCTAAGCATGCATCCCGAGTGGCAGGACCGCGCTAGGGAGGAGGTTCTTCGTGTCTTTGGGAATAACCAGCCAGATTTTGAGGGCATAAACAGGCTGAAAGTC GTGACAATGATATTGCATGAGGTTCTTAGGCTATACCCACCGATTCTTCTTCTTGGTCGGGAGGCGTATAGAGAGACAGAGCTGGGAGGCGTCACATATCCAGCCGGCGTAACGTTTGCGCTGCCAATTGTGTGCATTCACcatgatccagatgtgtggggagAAGATGTCGATGAATTTAAGCCGGAGAGGTTTGCGGAGGGCATTGCCGGCGCATCCAAGAACTCGCCGGCGTTCTTTCCATTTGGCTGGGGACCGCGGATATGCGTTGGGCAAAACTTTGCATTGCTAGAGGCCAAGATGGGATTGAGTGTGATCCTGCAACACTTCTTGTTTGAGCTCTCACCATCTTACACGCATTCGCCTTGCCCGGTCTCCACTCTACAACCCCAGCACGGTTCACAGATTATGCTCACGAAACTCTAA